Proteins from a single region of Phycisphaerae bacterium:
- a CDS encoding TIGR00266 family protein, whose amino-acid sequence MAEWYYLKNNQQHGPVAGPELKKMADAGGLVPTDLVWREGMEQWAPAGRVGGLFSGVEVGAPPPLPAGGQVGVGPRAMRCHEITYEIFGDDMQVVEVELDPGETVIAEAGGMNYMEEDITFEAKMGDGSQPDATFFGKLLQGAKRVVTGESLFMTHFTNAGGRVPRRVAFAAPYPGKIVALNLAEVGGELTCQKDSFLCAALGTEVGIAFAKRLGTGLFGGEGFILQRLRGDGMAFLHAGGTIIRRQLNGQTLRVDTGCLVAFTPGIDYDIQRSGGLKSMVFGGEGLFLATLRGHGTVWLQTLPFSRLADRIISSSPRAGGSGKEQGSVLGGLGNLFGD is encoded by the coding sequence ATGGCAGAGTGGTACTACCTGAAGAACAACCAGCAGCACGGTCCGGTCGCGGGGCCGGAGCTGAAGAAGATGGCCGATGCCGGCGGGCTGGTCCCGACCGATCTGGTCTGGCGCGAGGGGATGGAGCAATGGGCGCCGGCCGGTCGCGTGGGGGGCTTGTTTTCCGGTGTGGAGGTTGGAGCGCCTCCTCCGCTCCCGGCGGGTGGACAGGTCGGTGTGGGGCCGAGAGCGATGCGCTGCCATGAGATCACCTATGAGATCTTCGGTGACGACATGCAGGTTGTCGAAGTGGAGCTGGATCCGGGCGAGACGGTGATTGCCGAGGCGGGCGGCATGAACTATATGGAGGAGGATATCACCTTTGAGGCCAAGATGGGTGACGGTTCCCAACCGGACGCCACCTTTTTCGGCAAGCTGCTTCAGGGTGCCAAGCGGGTGGTGACCGGTGAATCGCTGTTCATGACCCACTTCACCAATGCGGGTGGTCGAGTTCCGCGGCGGGTGGCATTCGCGGCCCCGTACCCCGGCAAGATCGTGGCTCTCAACCTGGCCGAGGTCGGCGGTGAGCTGACCTGCCAGAAGGACTCGTTCCTGTGTGCCGCGTTGGGTACCGAGGTGGGCATCGCGTTTGCCAAGCGGCTGGGCACGGGTCTGTTCGGCGGTGAAGGGTTCATTCTCCAGAGGCTGCGTGGCGACGGGATGGCCTTTCTGCATGCGGGCGGGACGATCATTCGCAGGCAGCTCAACGGACAGACGCTTCGGGTGGACACGGGTTGTCTGGTGGCATTCACGCCGGGCATCGATTACGACATTCAGCGATCCGGCGGGCTGAAATCCATGGTTTTCGGAGGTGAGGGCCTGTTCCTGGCGACACTTCGCGGGCATGGGACCGTCTGGCTGCAGACCCTGCCCTTTTCACGACTGGCCGACCGCATCATCTCCAGTTCTCCGAGGGCTGGCGGCTCGGGCAAGGAGCAGGGCTCGGTCCTGGGCGGGCTGGGCAATCTGTTCGGGGACTGA
- a CDS encoding FAD:protein FMN transferase gives MSADNGWSRRNFLSARGLGAALGGAAGSLIPDPPRALNPQDQNLSTLAFARRAMGCEFGIRIPYYYPNAMAAADAALSEIEQLEELLTVYSDTSEMSRVNRNAFPGPVRVDNRLFQVVQRSVELHSQTDGAFDIAAGALVKTWGFLRGPRRVPAEGERQAALARSGMRHVELNSDNLTVRFRVQGVEINLGSVGKGYAIDRAIQRLRDDFGIQCALMIGGQSSIYGAGSPSGDGRGWLVSIQNPFNSSQPAATLRLKDQALGTSGTANQFFEEGGRRYGHLLDPRTGFPADLLASASAVAPDAATADALATAFFVMGLDKTRAFCQNHPQIGALLVIKPQDPARKAAVPQVVTFNVPGKDLTVGQS, from the coding sequence GTGAGTGCGGACAACGGCTGGTCACGGCGGAACTTCCTGTCGGCTCGGGGGCTGGGCGCGGCCTTGGGCGGCGCCGCTGGCAGCCTTATCCCAGATCCGCCGAGAGCCCTCAACCCCCAAGACCAGAACCTCAGCACCCTGGCCTTCGCCCGCCGCGCCATGGGCTGCGAGTTCGGCATCCGAATCCCCTACTACTACCCCAATGCCATGGCCGCCGCCGACGCCGCCCTGTCCGAAATCGAGCAACTGGAAGAACTCCTCACCGTCTACTCCGACACCAGCGAAATGAGCCGCGTCAACCGGAACGCCTTCCCCGGGCCAGTACGCGTGGACAACCGGCTGTTCCAGGTGGTCCAGCGGTCGGTCGAGCTCCACAGCCAAACCGACGGCGCGTTCGACATCGCCGCCGGGGCCCTGGTCAAGACCTGGGGTTTCCTCCGCGGCCCCAGGCGCGTGCCCGCCGAGGGCGAACGACAGGCCGCCTTGGCCCGCAGCGGAATGCGGCATGTGGAACTCAATTCCGACAACCTGACCGTGCGGTTCCGTGTACAAGGAGTTGAGATCAACCTGGGAAGCGTGGGCAAGGGCTACGCGATCGACCGGGCGATTCAACGGCTGCGGGACGATTTCGGGATACAGTGCGCCCTCATGATCGGCGGACAGAGCAGTATCTATGGGGCGGGCTCCCCATCCGGCGACGGGCGAGGGTGGCTGGTCAGTATCCAGAACCCCTTTAATTCGAGCCAACCGGCCGCGACCCTGCGGCTGAAAGACCAGGCCCTGGGAACGTCGGGGACGGCCAATCAGTTTTTCGAAGAGGGCGGGCGGCGCTACGGCCATCTGCTCGATCCGCGAACCGGGTTCCCGGCGGACCTGCTGGCGAGCGCATCCGCCGTGGCCCCCGACGCGGCAACCGCCGATGCCCTGGCAACGGCGTTCTTCGTGATGGGACTCGACAAGACGAGGGCTTTCTGTCAGAATCACCCGCAGATCGGGGCTCTGCTGGTCATCAAACCACAGGACCCCGCCCGGAAGGCCGCCGTGCCACAGGTGGTCACCTTCAACGTGCCTGGGAAGGATCTTACCGTCGGGCAAAGCTGA
- a CDS encoding DoxX family protein: MADTPVLASNQPSVRTVTGWTILFLVLLRIVIGWHFAYEGAWKLVQEDWRATGYLTQSIGPLRPLFLKFVEDPDGLERLTEASVNQRIDERFAIFDKFYGLDDKQRAECKRYAERKKTGDPGEEGKPFDPVNVKTVFADPDFQADLTNYKDFLLEVAAQEKAQYQYDQFLQKVETKPNAEPQPRTDYNKERLMFNYGKKAAARQALLARAEAPLKAMEANTLSKLTPEQMAKGAPPREKSQSRFSDWANMLALTAIGVCLMIGLFTRLAALGAIGLLIMYYFCMPPWPGLPESPATEGHYYIINKNLVEAAALLVIAASGAGRWVGLDAFISAFFRKSRTRQNPAA, from the coding sequence ATGGCGGACACACCTGTTCTGGCATCGAATCAACCGTCCGTTCGCACGGTCACCGGCTGGACCATCCTCTTCCTGGTCCTGCTCCGAATCGTCATCGGCTGGCACTTCGCCTACGAGGGAGCCTGGAAGCTGGTCCAGGAAGACTGGCGGGCAACCGGCTACCTGACCCAGTCGATCGGACCGCTGCGGCCACTGTTCCTCAAGTTCGTCGAAGACCCCGACGGACTCGAGCGGCTCACCGAGGCATCCGTCAACCAGCGGATCGATGAGCGGTTCGCCATCTTCGACAAGTTCTACGGCCTGGACGACAAGCAGCGCGCCGAGTGCAAACGGTATGCCGAACGCAAGAAGACCGGCGACCCCGGGGAAGAAGGCAAACCGTTCGACCCGGTGAACGTTAAGACCGTCTTCGCCGATCCCGACTTCCAGGCAGACTTGACCAACTACAAGGACTTCCTCCTCGAGGTCGCCGCACAGGAAAAGGCCCAATACCAGTATGACCAATTCCTGCAGAAGGTCGAAACCAAGCCGAACGCCGAACCCCAACCGCGAACCGACTACAACAAAGAACGGCTGATGTTCAACTACGGTAAGAAGGCCGCCGCCCGCCAGGCCCTCCTGGCCCGGGCCGAGGCGCCACTCAAGGCCATGGAAGCCAACACCCTCTCCAAGCTCACACCCGAACAGATGGCCAAGGGCGCACCCCCCAGGGAAAAGAGCCAGAGCCGGTTCAGCGACTGGGCCAACATGCTCGCCCTGACCGCCATAGGCGTCTGCCTGATGATCGGGCTGTTCACCCGGCTGGCAGCCCTCGGCGCCATCGGCCTGCTGATCATGTACTACTTCTGCATGCCGCCGTGGCCGGGCCTGCCCGAAAGCCCGGCGACCGAGGGCCACTACTACATCATCAACAAGAACCTCGTCGAGGCCGCCGCCTTGCTGGTCATCGCGGCCAGCGGGGCCGGCCGCTGGGTGGGACTCGACGCCTTCATCAGCGCGTTCTTCCGCAAGTCGAGGACTAGGCAAAACCCGGCAGCCTGA
- a CDS encoding Gfo/Idh/MocA family oxidoreductase, translated as MVLNSKQRQIGKDNFNDAVQVTRRQFLATAGLVPTAAAMYFGYKHLEGNPVKAGIIGTGDQGNYAHLSQSNPEFIRFIAFSDIRPSSVKRTWKTLQDMYGKEANQVKFYEKYQELLDNPDIELVVIALPLHLHALVTIEALKKGKHVLCEKLMAKTVDECKRMVQAADDNKRLLAIGHQRHYSYLYANALSIIQQGILGDIKHIRALWHRNQTGGGAPDGTTGKYDSWSLARQVAEEDKSISPEVLKESGYENLEHLLRWRINEKTGGGLMVELGSHQLDAASIFLDKEHPKSVQGVGVNAYFKDGRQVYDHVYLIYEFPKDVVLTYSSIGTNTLDGYGETVLGPKGTLIIDQERDAYLFKEPGLKDDRLTGEAIEKMVTNAEKDTRMTWAENRMSRPAAESTSTAAWGSGIGAADTLTSRGYREQQEHLCWIIRNGGVDCEQKPRCNGRVAMGDAVVTLASNIAMKLGQRVEFKKEWFDVASNATPEADLLK; from the coding sequence ATGGTACTCAACAGCAAGCAGCGCCAGATCGGCAAGGACAACTTCAACGACGCGGTCCAGGTGACCCGCCGTCAGTTCCTGGCAACCGCAGGCCTCGTGCCCACGGCCGCGGCCATGTACTTCGGCTACAAACACCTGGAGGGCAACCCGGTCAAGGCCGGCATCATCGGCACCGGCGACCAGGGCAACTACGCCCACCTGTCCCAGAGCAACCCGGAATTCATCCGGTTCATCGCCTTCTCCGACATCCGCCCATCCAGCGTGAAGCGAACCTGGAAAACGCTGCAGGATATGTACGGCAAAGAGGCCAACCAGGTCAAGTTCTACGAGAAGTACCAGGAACTGCTGGATAACCCCGACATCGAGCTCGTCGTCATCGCCCTGCCTCTCCACTTGCACGCCCTCGTCACCATCGAGGCCCTTAAAAAAGGTAAACACGTCCTCTGCGAGAAACTGATGGCCAAGACGGTCGACGAATGCAAGAGAATGGTCCAGGCCGCCGACGACAACAAGCGGCTCCTGGCCATCGGCCACCAGCGGCATTACAGCTACCTCTACGCCAACGCCCTGTCGATCATCCAGCAGGGCATCCTCGGCGACATCAAGCACATCCGCGCCTTGTGGCACCGCAATCAGACCGGCGGCGGAGCCCCGGACGGCACCACCGGCAAGTACGACAGCTGGTCGCTGGCCCGCCAGGTGGCCGAGGAAGACAAGAGCATCTCCCCGGAGGTCCTCAAAGAGTCCGGCTACGAAAACCTCGAACACCTGCTCCGCTGGCGAATCAACGAGAAAACCGGCGGCGGCCTCATGGTCGAACTCGGCAGCCACCAGCTCGACGCGGCCAGCATCTTCCTCGACAAGGAACACCCCAAGAGCGTCCAGGGCGTCGGCGTGAACGCGTACTTCAAGGACGGCCGCCAGGTGTATGACCATGTCTATCTGATCTACGAATTCCCCAAGGACGTCGTGCTGACCTACTCGTCCATCGGCACGAACACGCTCGACGGCTACGGGGAAACCGTCCTGGGCCCCAAGGGAACCCTGATCATCGACCAGGAACGCGACGCCTACCTGTTCAAGGAGCCAGGCCTGAAAGACGACCGCCTGACCGGCGAAGCCATCGAGAAAATGGTCACCAATGCCGAGAAGGACACCCGCATGACCTGGGCCGAGAACCGCATGAGCCGGCCAGCCGCCGAGTCAACCTCAACCGCCGCCTGGGGCAGCGGCATCGGGGCCGCCGATACCCTGACCAGCCGCGGCTACCGCGAACAGCAGGAACACCTCTGCTGGATCATCCGCAACGGCGGAGTCGACTGCGAACAGAAGCCGCGGTGCAACGGCCGGGTGGCCATGGGCGACGCCGTCGTGACCCTGGCCTCCAACATCGCCATGAAACTGGGCCAACGCGTCGAGTTCAAGAAGGAGTGGTTTGACGTCGCATCCAACGCAACACCGGAAGCGGATCTGCTGAAATAG
- a CDS encoding trypsin-like peptidase domain-containing protein, with protein sequence MKRWLIGGMVAAWVCIWQGVLLGADEPRQSVVKIFASQSPPNMLRPWEITPASEVTGSGVVIEGGRILTNAHVVSYAQQIYVQPHESSDKLDATVEFISVECDLATLKLDAADAMEKLKPLPMADKLPTPKTKVNVLGYPTGGDTLSVTEGVISRIECAQYYSYAALLRIQVDAAINPGNSGGPGIVDGNIIGVVFSRFPEGQNIGYIIPVEVIRHFLTDCQADGKYDGFPVLDINSATVENPALRDYLKLDKDMTGVVVHRIDNKALAELLRPWDVVTACEGVAIDNLGMVPIAEDIPRVHWSWLSARKPPGSKVKLSVVREGKAMEVEIPTATQVDTVIQRMKTDRPTYFIFGTLVFSPATMELISRGASSWLGVMAIRGRLIPQYIAAYREDPENELVVTCCPMLSHKLTKGYGITPVSVLTHVNDQKVRNLKHLIQLIKDNKEEYIVFRFENENEEKIVLKPKDVAKFQPEILRNNNIPSACSDDLKALWP encoded by the coding sequence ATGAAGCGATGGCTTATTGGCGGTATGGTGGCGGCCTGGGTCTGCATCTGGCAGGGCGTTTTGCTGGGGGCTGACGAGCCCCGGCAGTCGGTGGTCAAGATATTCGCTTCGCAGTCCCCGCCGAACATGCTCCGCCCGTGGGAAATCACCCCAGCGTCGGAGGTCACCGGCTCCGGCGTGGTCATCGAGGGGGGCCGGATTCTGACCAACGCCCACGTGGTCAGCTACGCCCAGCAGATCTACGTGCAACCCCACGAGAGCTCGGACAAGCTTGATGCGACGGTGGAGTTCATCTCCGTGGAGTGCGATCTGGCCACGCTCAAGCTTGATGCGGCCGACGCTATGGAGAAGCTTAAGCCTCTACCGATGGCCGACAAGCTGCCTACCCCGAAGACCAAGGTCAACGTGCTCGGCTACCCCACTGGCGGCGATACCCTTTCGGTCACCGAAGGGGTGATCTCGCGCATCGAGTGTGCCCAGTACTACTCCTATGCGGCGCTGCTGCGGATCCAGGTGGACGCGGCGATCAACCCGGGCAACAGCGGTGGCCCGGGCATTGTCGACGGCAACATCATCGGAGTGGTTTTCAGCAGGTTCCCTGAAGGGCAGAACATCGGCTACATCATTCCGGTCGAGGTCATCCGTCACTTCCTCACCGACTGCCAGGCTGACGGCAAGTATGACGGTTTTCCGGTCCTGGACATCAACAGCGCCACGGTGGAGAATCCCGCCCTGCGCGACTACCTCAAGCTGGACAAAGACATGACCGGGGTGGTGGTGCACCGGATCGACAACAAGGCACTGGCCGAGCTGCTCAGACCGTGGGATGTGGTCACGGCCTGCGAGGGCGTCGCCATCGACAACCTGGGCATGGTCCCGATTGCCGAGGACATTCCGCGGGTGCATTGGAGCTGGCTGTCGGCCCGCAAGCCGCCGGGCAGCAAGGTCAAGCTCTCTGTGGTCCGCGAAGGCAAGGCCATGGAGGTCGAAATCCCCACGGCGACTCAGGTTGACACCGTCATCCAGAGGATGAAGACCGACCGACCCACCTACTTCATCTTTGGCACTTTGGTTTTCTCGCCCGCCACCATGGAGCTGATCTCTCGAGGAGCGTCAAGCTGGCTGGGGGTCATGGCAATCCGGGGCCGTCTCATACCGCAGTACATCGCGGCCTATCGCGAGGATCCGGAGAACGAGCTCGTGGTCACCTGTTGCCCGATGTTGTCGCACAAGCTGACCAAGGGCTATGGCATCACACCGGTGTCGGTCCTTACCCATGTCAACGACCAGAAGGTGCGCAACCTCAAGCACCTGATCCAGCTCATCAAGGACAACAAGGAAGAGTACATCGTCTTCCGGTTCGAAAACGAGAACGAGGAGAAGATTGTCCTGAAGCCCAAGGACGTGGCCAAGTTCCAGCCGGAGATCCTGCGGAACAACAACATCCCGTCGGCCTGTTCCGACGATCTCAAGGCCTTGTGGCCGTGA
- a CDS encoding SDR family oxidoreductase produces MNDLFDLSGKSVAITGGGGVLCGGLAECLAERGMRVAVMDLKVEAAEAVVASIAQKGGKAIAVAANVLDRNSMEQTLAACLKAFGQVDVLINGAGGNHPMATTGPEKKFFDLPIEAFEKVMDLNIIGTVLPSMVFGRTMAERGEGTILNIASMNAFKPLTRIAAYSAAKSGVKNFTEWLAVHMAQEYSPKIRVNGIAPGFMLTHQNRFLLTDEKTGELTPRGQSIIAHTPMRRFGEAADLTGTVIWLLSDASKFVTGITVPVDGGFNAFAGV; encoded by the coding sequence ATGAACGACCTGTTCGACTTGAGCGGCAAGAGCGTCGCCATAACCGGAGGCGGGGGCGTCCTGTGCGGCGGACTGGCCGAGTGTCTGGCCGAACGCGGAATGCGCGTCGCCGTCATGGACCTGAAGGTCGAGGCGGCCGAGGCCGTGGTCGCGTCGATCGCTCAGAAGGGCGGCAAGGCCATCGCCGTGGCCGCCAACGTGCTCGATCGCAACAGCATGGAGCAGACCCTGGCGGCGTGCCTCAAGGCCTTCGGGCAGGTGGACGTGCTCATCAATGGGGCCGGCGGCAACCATCCCATGGCCACGACCGGACCAGAAAAGAAGTTCTTCGATCTGCCCATCGAGGCGTTCGAGAAGGTCATGGACCTGAACATCATCGGAACAGTGCTGCCCTCCATGGTCTTCGGCAGAACCATGGCCGAACGCGGCGAGGGAACCATCCTCAACATCGCGAGCATGAACGCCTTCAAGCCGCTCACCCGCATCGCGGCCTACTCGGCGGCCAAGAGCGGAGTCAAGAACTTCACCGAATGGCTCGCCGTGCACATGGCCCAGGAATACTCGCCGAAGATCCGGGTCAACGGCATCGCCCCAGGCTTCATGCTCACCCATCAGAATCGCTTCCTGCTCACCGATGAAAAGACCGGCGAACTCACCCCCCGCGGCCAGTCGATCATCGCTCACACCCCGATGAGGCGATTCGGCGAGGCCGCCGACCTGACCGGAACCGTCATCTGGCTGCTCTCCGATGCGTCCAAGTTCGTCACCGGCATCACCGTCCCCGTCGACGGCGGCTTCAACGCGTTCGCCGGAGTATAA
- a CDS encoding MBL fold metallo-hydrolase: MLTLTFLGVGSAFAKRNYNSNLLIEAWHHGPGTQSGPDDTLLVDFGSTGPLALYQLMQKPGFTYLEHNGIINYPAIHKVFVTHQHADHIGGLEEMALMNAYVYRDPSRDKAFKPQIISSLSILMNLWDHSLKGGLSVMAGRYALLQDYFFILALNHQEAGKDGFSMLKRYRFTLFPTDHIQVQHKFDWPSFGLFIEDAQTGESVFYSGDTRYDYPAYARMMERARICFQEVQLVGEPAPVHTLLSELRALPEAVRRKTHLYHFTDDWDTGPFDSVCQEFAGFAVPQQRYTILD, translated from the coding sequence ATGCTGACGTTGACCTTTTTGGGCGTGGGTTCGGCCTTCGCCAAGCGGAACTACAATTCGAATCTGCTGATCGAAGCCTGGCACCACGGTCCGGGCACCCAGTCAGGGCCTGATGACACTCTCCTGGTCGATTTTGGAAGTACCGGCCCGCTGGCTCTGTATCAGCTGATGCAGAAGCCGGGCTTCACCTACCTGGAACACAACGGGATCATCAACTACCCGGCCATTCACAAGGTCTTCGTGACCCACCAGCACGCCGACCACATCGGCGGCCTGGAGGAGATGGCCTTGATGAATGCCTATGTCTACCGCGATCCCTCGCGCGACAAGGCGTTCAAACCGCAGATCATCAGTTCGCTCAGTATCCTCATGAATTTATGGGATCACTCGCTCAAGGGTGGGCTGAGCGTGATGGCCGGCCGGTATGCGCTCCTCCAGGACTACTTCTTCATCCTGGCGCTCAACCATCAGGAGGCCGGCAAGGATGGCTTCAGCATGCTGAAGCGCTACCGCTTCACGCTGTTCCCGACCGACCACATTCAGGTTCAGCACAAGTTCGACTGGCCCTCGTTCGGGTTGTTCATCGAGGACGCGCAGACCGGTGAGTCGGTCTTCTATTCCGGTGATACCCGGTATGACTACCCAGCTTACGCCCGGATGATGGAGCGGGCCCGGATCTGCTTTCAGGAGGTCCAACTGGTTGGCGAACCGGCCCCGGTCCACACCCTGCTCAGCGAACTGAGGGCCCTGCCGGAGGCCGTTCGCCGCAAGACGCATCTCTATCATTTCACGGACGACTGGGACACCGGCCCATTCGACTCGGTTTGCCAGGAGTTTGCCGGGTTTGCGGTGCCTCAGCAGCGCTATACAATCCTGGACTGA
- a CDS encoding VCBS repeat-containing protein, producing the protein MRRKHIVCFVMSLLAGHVVLAAPAGEVKFKMHPINAESKFEAAGVLDVDKDGRLDIFCGGFWYKAPRWEKVFVRELKELDEYFVDFANLPADVDGDGWTDIVNAAWHNKAIFWVRNPGKAGGPWDVHIVDELGNIETALAVDINGDKQLDYLPNCVTDAAWYEYKKDPSAKLGVKWVKHVLPKEAAGHGIGAGDIDGDGRIDIVAPRGWVEQPAKADGQWEWRQEFDFGVTSIPILVHDVEGDGDADLIYGLGHDYGLFWVEQGKDAAGKRTWTRHEIDKSWSQPHFMLMVDLDNCGKAELLTGKRYRAHNGHDPGANDPRCIYYYKFDAAKGQWVRHTVSEKGPAAFGIQNQVIDIDGDGDLDFVAPGKSGLYLFENLLKKN; encoded by the coding sequence ATGCGCAGGAAACACATCGTCTGTTTCGTCATGAGCCTGCTTGCCGGCCACGTTGTCCTGGCCGCCCCGGCGGGTGAGGTCAAGTTCAAGATGCACCCCATCAACGCCGAGTCGAAGTTCGAGGCGGCCGGTGTGCTGGACGTGGACAAGGACGGCAGGCTGGACATCTTCTGCGGCGGGTTCTGGTACAAGGCCCCCAGATGGGAGAAGGTTTTCGTCCGCGAGTTGAAGGAGCTGGACGAGTACTTCGTGGACTTTGCCAACCTGCCGGCCGACGTAGACGGCGACGGCTGGACCGACATTGTCAATGCCGCCTGGCACAACAAGGCCATCTTCTGGGTGCGGAACCCGGGCAAGGCCGGCGGGCCGTGGGACGTTCACATCGTCGATGAATTGGGCAACATTGAGACCGCGCTGGCGGTGGACATCAACGGCGACAAGCAGCTCGACTACCTGCCCAACTGCGTGACCGATGCGGCCTGGTATGAGTACAAGAAGGACCCGTCCGCCAAGCTCGGCGTGAAGTGGGTCAAGCACGTCCTGCCCAAGGAGGCGGCCGGCCATGGCATCGGTGCGGGTGACATCGACGGCGACGGCCGGATCGACATCGTTGCCCCGCGCGGCTGGGTCGAGCAGCCTGCCAAGGCGGACGGCCAGTGGGAATGGCGTCAGGAGTTCGATTTCGGTGTAACCAGTATTCCCATCCTGGTCCACGACGTGGAGGGTGACGGGGACGCCGACCTGATCTACGGTCTGGGTCACGATTACGGCCTGTTCTGGGTTGAGCAGGGGAAGGATGCGGCCGGCAAGCGGACCTGGACCCGCCACGAGATCGACAAGTCCTGGTCGCAGCCGCATTTCATGCTCATGGTGGACCTGGACAACTGCGGGAAGGCTGAGCTGCTCACCGGCAAGCGCTACCGGGCCCACAACGGGCACGATCCCGGTGCGAACGATCCCCGGTGCATCTATTACTACAAGTTTGACGCGGCCAAGGGGCAGTGGGTGCGGCACACGGTGAGCGAGAAAGGCCCGGCCGCGTTCGGCATCCAGAACCAGGTGATCGACATCGACGGTGACGGTGATCTGGACTTTGTCGCTCCGGGCAAGAGCGGGCTGTACCTTTTCGAAAACCTGCTGAAGAAGAACTGA